Proteins encoded together in one Riemerella anatipestifer window:
- a CDS encoding multidrug efflux ABC transporter permease subunit RanB, whose protein sequence is MLKLSKRMLTSVGEYVLLLGKVIKRPQKHNIFFKLLMREINDLGVNSFGLVLFTSIFVGAVVAIQMYNNFKASTIPIPLYFIGYATKVVLILEFSPTIISLILAGKVGSYIASSIGTMRVTEQIDALDIMGVNSPNFLILPKIVANVIFNPLLIAISIVFGIYGGYLAGVATGNWTEADYITGIQRYIPDYFIWYAFFKTVVFAFLIATIPAYFGYNVKGGSLEVGRASTQAVVWTMVAIIIAELISTQLFLS, encoded by the coding sequence ATGTTAAAGTTGTCAAAAAGAATGCTTACCTCTGTGGGAGAGTATGTTTTGTTACTAGGAAAAGTAATAAAACGCCCACAGAAGCATAATATTTTTTTTAAACTCTTGATGAGAGAGATTAACGATTTAGGCGTTAACTCCTTTGGTTTGGTCTTATTTACTTCCATATTTGTGGGAGCTGTAGTCGCAATACAAATGTATAATAACTTTAAGGCTTCTACCATTCCCATTCCACTGTACTTCATAGGTTATGCTACTAAGGTGGTGCTTATTTTAGAGTTTTCGCCTACTATCATTAGTCTTATTTTGGCAGGTAAAGTAGGGTCTTACATCGCGTCTAGTATAGGAACGATGAGAGTGACGGAGCAGATAGACGCTTTAGATATTATGGGTGTTAATTCCCCCAACTTTTTGATTCTTCCAAAAATAGTAGCTAATGTTATTTTTAATCCGTTACTCATAGCCATTAGTATTGTTTTCGGTATTTATGGAGGTTATTTAGCAGGAGTTGCCACGGGCAATTGGACAGAAGCCGACTATATTACAGGGATACAAAGATATATTCCAGACTACTTTATATGGTATGCTTTTTTTAAAACGGTGGTGTTTGCGTTCCTTATTGCTACAATTCCAGCTTATTTTGGTTATAATGTAAAGGGAGGGTCTCTAGAAGTAGGTAGAGCTAGCACCCAAGCAGTAGTTTGGACTATGGTGGCAATTATTATTGCCGAACTTATATCAACCCAATTATTTTTAAGCTAA
- a CDS encoding ABC transporter ATP-binding protein has protein sequence MIEVKDLRKSFNDVEVLKGITTTFETGKINLVIGQSGSGKTVFLKCLLNVFDLSSGDILFDGRNLSIMERTEKQQIRSEIGTVFQGSALFDSMTVEENISFPLDMFTNLTYTEKRKRVKEVIGRVHLENANTKFPSEISGGMQKRVAIARAIVNNPKYLFCDEPNSGLDPNTAIVIDELIKEITEEYNTTTIINTHDMNSVLTIGEKIVYLRKGVKEWEGNKDLIIKAENEHLIDFVYSSALFKQVRETMLRNNQTNL, from the coding sequence ATGATTGAAGTTAAAGATTTAAGAAAAAGTTTTAATGATGTAGAGGTTCTCAAAGGAATTACTACTACTTTTGAAACAGGAAAAATAAACCTTGTCATTGGTCAATCGGGTTCTGGTAAAACAGTGTTTTTGAAGTGTTTACTCAATGTTTTTGACCTTTCTTCAGGAGATATTTTATTTGATGGAAGAAATCTAAGCATTATGGAGCGAACTGAAAAACAGCAAATTCGTTCCGAAATAGGGACGGTGTTTCAAGGAAGTGCTTTATTTGACTCTATGACGGTAGAAGAAAATATATCTTTTCCTTTGGATATGTTTACCAATCTCACTTATACCGAAAAAAGAAAAAGAGTAAAAGAAGTAATTGGAAGAGTTCATTTAGAAAATGCTAACACCAAGTTTCCTTCTGAAATATCAGGCGGAATGCAAAAAAGAGTGGCAATAGCTCGTGCAATTGTGAACAATCCAAAATATCTCTTTTGTGACGAACCAAATTCTGGTTTAGACCCTAACACCGCTATTGTGATAGATGAGCTTATAAAAGAAATTACAGAGGAGTATAATACTACGACGATTATCAACACCCACGATATGAACTCTGTACTTACTATAGGTGAGAAAATAGTTTATTTAAGAAAAGGTGTTAAAGAGTGGGAAGGTAACAAAGACCTTATTATCAAAGCAGAAAATGAGCATTTAATAGATTTTGTTTATTCTTCGGCTTTGTTTAAGCAAGTAAGGGAAACAATGTTAAGAAATAATCAAACTAATTTATAA
- a CDS encoding outer membrane beta-barrel protein encodes MKKVFVGLAIAASSLMMGQVSFGVRANALLNASSPSWLDLKDNISESLNTKGNNITGFNIGLSAKINLPITSLFLMPEVYYTQFGSKTSLGDLELKAKSDRLDVPVLVGYNIWGEKLSLFTGPVASYNLTSEQTFKDFKENISKTFTVGYQIGANVRVSDFVFNARYEGAFSKDQRDFIRTISSSTDEVVRYDNRPSFFIVGLGYQF; translated from the coding sequence ATGAAAAAAGTATTCGTAGGTTTAGCTATTGCAGCTTCATCTTTGATGATGGGGCAAGTGAGTTTTGGGGTAAGAGCTAACGCATTACTTAACGCTAGTTCTCCAAGCTGGTTAGATTTAAAGGATAACATTTCTGAATCACTAAATACTAAAGGTAATAACATTACAGGTTTTAATATTGGTTTATCTGCTAAAATTAATTTACCTATTACCTCTTTATTTTTAATGCCAGAGGTTTACTATACACAATTTGGTAGTAAAACATCTTTAGGAGATTTAGAATTAAAAGCTAAAAGTGATAGACTAGATGTTCCTGTTCTAGTAGGTTATAATATTTGGGGCGAAAAACTAAGCTTATTTACAGGACCTGTAGCTTCTTATAACTTGACTTCAGAGCAAACTTTTAAAGATTTTAAAGAGAATATTTCTAAAACATTTACAGTAGGCTATCAGATAGGTGCTAATGTAAGAGTATCAGATTTTGTTTTCAATGCTCGTTACGAAGGAGCTTTCTCTAAAGATCAAAGAGATTTTATAAGAACAATATCTAGTAGTACAGACGAAGTGGTAAGATATGATAACCGTCCTAGTTTCTTTATAGTAGGTTTAGGTTATCAGTTTTAA
- a CDS encoding M48 family metallopeptidase → MKIKKILGISILTLGLVACTTNPLTGRKSLQFMNNSQLASMSLEQYQSTLSKAKVVSGTTEARQVKNVGLRIKNAAENYYRSIGREGDLSSYQWEFNLIDDTQLNAWCMPGGKVAFYTGIMPVCKNETGVAVVMGHEVAHALAGHGNERISSAMVAQGLGVVAGASMKDQTLKQIFSIAYPLGSQAAQLAYGRKQELEADEMGLYIMAMAGYDPREAQPFWQRMESASGGSASRQPEFLSTHPNPEHRRADIQKHLPKALEYYKAAGGKI, encoded by the coding sequence ATGAAAATAAAAAAAATACTAGGAATAAGTATCTTAACTTTGGGATTAGTTGCGTGTACCACAAATCCTCTTACAGGAAGAAAATCTTTGCAGTTTATGAATAATAGCCAATTGGCTAGTATGTCTTTAGAACAATACCAATCTACATTATCAAAAGCCAAGGTGGTATCAGGAACTACAGAGGCTAGACAAGTGAAAAATGTAGGATTAAGAATTAAAAATGCTGCGGAGAATTATTACCGCTCAATCGGAAGAGAAGGAGATTTATCATCATATCAGTGGGAATTTAATTTAATAGATGATACACAACTTAATGCTTGGTGTATGCCTGGGGGAAAAGTAGCATTCTATACCGGAATAATGCCTGTATGTAAAAACGAAACTGGAGTAGCTGTAGTTATGGGACACGAAGTAGCTCATGCATTAGCAGGACACGGAAATGAAAGAATATCATCAGCAATGGTTGCCCAAGGACTAGGTGTGGTTGCTGGAGCTAGTATGAAAGACCAAACCTTAAAACAAATATTCTCTATAGCTTATCCTCTAGGCTCTCAAGCAGCACAACTTGCTTATGGAAGAAAACAAGAGCTGGAGGCTGATGAAATGGGATTATACATTATGGCTATGGCAGGGTATGACCCAAGAGAAGCACAGCCTTTTTGGCAAAGAATGGAGTCTGCATCTGGAGGAAGTGCATCTAGACAACCAGAATTCTTATCTACTCACCCAAATCCTGAACATAGAAGAGCTGATATACAAAAACATCTACCAAAAGCTTTAGAATATTATAAAGCAGCAGGAGGTAAAATATAA
- a CDS encoding AMP-dependent synthetase/ligase translates to MNLAAFVSVNAEKYLSKPAIGFKKYDEWKSPSWTMFKRTIFKTANALKDIGVKEGDKVAIYSDNSAEWIIFDLAVLSLGAISVPIYSTNGKQQTQYCIQDSSASIVFVGNQEQYDICSEIMEETSSLKFIIAAKKTTVLRHSNSIHLENLTQKGSEDFEVCPRDKSDLSTILYTSGTSGTPKGVMLTHGNLIDCFQAHTDFFKFKNFENETSLAFLPLSHIFERSWTLYCLSRGAKVSFLENTKLIAHALEEVKPTMMCAVPRFYQKIYGALREMVEKGSSTKKKIFDWALNIGTQCSEYRRQGKSVPFGLGLKNKIANKLVFSKIKQKLGGNLWFMPCGGASISPEILKFFDAMGVHITVGYGLTETTATLTCFPAYNYEYETAGIPIGDTQIKIGENNEILVKGSGVMKGYYNLPEETAKAFTEDGWFRTGDAGVIENGTLKITDRIKDLMKTSNGKYITPQVIENILTNSNYIQQAMVVAEGKPFVTAVIVPNFEALKEKVKAMKLSMTDWNEIVSSEKITQFYHDILHDIQKELSAFERVKKFVLLPSEFEIHTGEITPTLKVKRNVVMSKYSNLIEQLYA, encoded by the coding sequence ATGAATTTAGCTGCATTTGTAAGTGTTAATGCCGAGAAATACCTCTCCAAACCTGCCATAGGTTTTAAGAAATATGATGAATGGAAATCGCCTAGTTGGACTATGTTTAAAAGAACTATTTTTAAAACAGCCAACGCACTTAAAGACATTGGAGTAAAAGAGGGTGATAAGGTAGCCATATATTCGGATAATTCTGCAGAATGGATTATCTTTGATTTGGCAGTTTTGTCCTTAGGCGCTATAAGTGTGCCTATCTACAGCACCAATGGAAAGCAACAGACGCAATATTGTATACAAGATTCTAGCGCATCAATCGTTTTTGTGGGGAATCAAGAACAATATGATATTTGTTCTGAAATAATGGAAGAAACCTCTTCGCTTAAATTCATTATTGCGGCAAAAAAAACTACTGTATTAAGGCATAGTAATAGTATTCACTTAGAAAATTTAACTCAGAAAGGAAGCGAAGATTTTGAAGTGTGTCCTAGAGATAAAAGTGATCTTTCTACAATTCTTTACACTTCAGGGACCTCGGGGACCCCTAAAGGAGTAATGCTTACTCACGGAAACTTGATAGATTGTTTTCAAGCTCATACTGATTTTTTCAAATTTAAAAATTTTGAAAATGAAACTTCTTTAGCCTTTTTACCACTAAGCCACATTTTTGAAAGAAGTTGGACTTTATATTGTTTAAGCAGAGGAGCTAAAGTTTCTTTTTTAGAAAATACAAAACTAATAGCTCACGCTCTAGAAGAAGTAAAACCAACAATGATGTGTGCTGTACCTAGATTTTATCAGAAAATTTATGGGGCCCTCAGAGAGATGGTGGAGAAAGGCTCTTCTACCAAAAAGAAAATTTTTGACTGGGCACTCAATATAGGCACGCAATGTAGTGAGTACAGACGACAAGGGAAGTCTGTACCATTTGGATTGGGGCTTAAAAATAAAATAGCCAATAAATTGGTATTTAGTAAAATAAAACAAAAGTTAGGTGGTAATCTTTGGTTTATGCCTTGCGGTGGTGCTTCTATATCTCCCGAAATTCTTAAATTTTTTGATGCTATGGGGGTTCATATTACTGTAGGTTATGGTCTTACTGAAACTACAGCTACTTTAACTTGTTTCCCTGCATACAATTACGAATACGAAACTGCAGGTATCCCGATAGGCGACACACAAATAAAAATAGGCGAAAACAACGAAATTTTAGTTAAAGGTAGTGGCGTGATGAAAGGATACTATAACCTTCCCGAAGAGACAGCCAAAGCCTTTACCGAAGATGGTTGGTTCAGAACAGGAGACGCTGGAGTTATAGAGAATGGCACTTTGAAAATTACTGACCGTATCAAAGATTTAATGAAGACCTCTAATGGCAAATACATCACTCCACAAGTGATAGAGAATATATTAACCAACAGTAACTATATACAACAAGCTATGGTAGTAGCAGAAGGTAAACCTTTTGTAACAGCAGTTATAGTTCCTAACTTTGAAGCTCTAAAGGAAAAGGTAAAAGCCATGAAGCTGTCTATGACAGATTGGAATGAGATTGTATCGTCAGAAAAAATAACTCAGTTTTATCATGATATATTACATGATATTCAAAAAGAGTTATCTGCATTTGAGAGAGTTAAAAAATTTGTATTACTTCCTAGTGAGTTTGAAATTCATACAGGAGAGATTACTCCAACGCTTAAGGTTAAAAGAAATGTAGTAATGTCTAAATACAGTAACTTAATAGAGCAGTTGTATGCTTAA
- a CDS encoding diphosphomevalonate/mevalonate 3,5-bisphosphate decarboxylase family protein: MLEQFLGTPNFEVKNIQVSETCPSNIALIKYWGKYAQQIPANPSISFTLNNAKTTTNIVFNANKPFGVKTYLAGKEETQFSSKIEKYFKTIESYLPWILSGSYEIRTENTFPHSSGIASSASGFGAIAKCLMKIDEAFSKEATAHDFRLKKASFLARLGSGSACRSLYNGLVVWGETPEVEGSSDLFAVPYPTEEVAEVFRKFNDWVLLIHEGQKSVSSTVGHGLMNTNPYAERRFQEARENFIPLKEILKSGDLEKFITLVEHEALTLHAMMMMSEPAFILMKTGTLEVINKIWEFRKSTGLPLFFTLDAGANVHLLFPENQETEKITAFIEKELLPHTQNGKVVKDSIDF; this comes from the coding sequence ATGTTAGAACAATTTTTAGGAACGCCAAATTTTGAGGTTAAAAACATACAAGTTTCGGAGACTTGTCCGTCCAATATTGCTTTGATAAAATATTGGGGAAAGTATGCACAACAAATACCTGCTAACCCTAGCATCAGTTTTACACTGAATAATGCTAAAACAACTACCAATATCGTTTTTAATGCTAATAAACCTTTTGGAGTAAAGACTTACTTGGCAGGAAAGGAAGAAACTCAATTTTCATCTAAAATAGAAAAATATTTTAAAACTATTGAATCTTATCTCCCTTGGATTCTTAGTGGAAGCTACGAAATTAGAACCGAAAACACTTTTCCTCACAGTTCAGGAATTGCCAGTTCTGCATCGGGGTTCGGAGCGATAGCCAAATGTCTAATGAAGATAGATGAGGCTTTTTCTAAAGAAGCTACAGCCCACGATTTCAGGTTGAAAAAAGCCAGTTTTTTAGCTAGATTAGGAAGCGGAAGTGCTTGTAGGAGTTTGTACAACGGCTTAGTGGTTTGGGGAGAAACACCAGAAGTAGAAGGTAGTTCTGATTTATTTGCTGTACCCTATCCTACGGAAGAAGTTGCTGAAGTATTTAGAAAGTTTAACGATTGGGTATTACTTATTCACGAAGGGCAAAAAAGTGTATCCTCTACCGTAGGACACGGGCTAATGAATACCAACCCTTATGCTGAAAGACGCTTTCAGGAGGCTAGAGAGAATTTTATTCCTCTAAAAGAAATTTTAAAGTCTGGAGATTTAGAAAAATTCATTACCCTAGTAGAGCACGAAGCCCTTACATTACACGCTATGATGATGATGAGTGAACCTGCATTTATCCTTATGAAAACAGGTACTTTAGAGGTCATCAATAAAATTTGGGAATTTAGAAAATCAACAGGGTTGCCGTTATTCTTTACCCTAGACGCTGGTGCTAATGTGCATTTACTTTTCCCTGAAAATCAAGAGACAGAAAAAATAACTGCTTTCATTGAAAAAGAATTGTTACCTCACACCCAAAACGGAAAAGTAGTAAAAGACAGTATAGATTTTTAA
- a CDS encoding VOC family protein: MKLHHIAIICSDYSVSKSFYTEVLGLNILQEVYREERDSHKLDLGIGSDYVIELFSFPNPPKRLSRPEACGLRHLAFSVDSVEEQREKLLKLNICCEAIRVDEWTNKKFFFIQDPDGLPIEFYEK; this comes from the coding sequence ATGAAACTTCATCACATTGCCATTATTTGCTCTGATTATTCGGTTTCAAAATCTTTTTATACCGAAGTTTTAGGGTTAAATATTTTGCAAGAAGTTTATCGGGAGGAAAGAGATTCCCACAAACTAGATTTAGGCATTGGTAGTGATTATGTTATTGAACTTTTTTCATTCCCTAATCCTCCTAAAAGACTTAGCAGACCAGAAGCGTGTGGACTAAGACATTTGGCTTTTTCTGTGGACTCTGTGGAGGAGCAAAGAGAGAAGTTACTAAAATTAAATATATGTTGTGAAGCTATTCGGGTAGATGAATGGACGAATAAAAAGTTCTTTTTCATACAAGACCCAGATGGGCTTCCAATAGAATTCTACGAAAAGTAA
- a CDS encoding 5-(carboxyamino)imidazole ribonucleotide synthase, producing MKIGILGGGQLGRMLIQEALKYNDDFYTLDPSLECSCASISNLTQGDFNDYETVLDFGKDKDIVTIEIEHINTEALEQLEQQGVKVVPSSSIIKIIQHKTLQKLFYQKHQIPTPDFQIIQNASEVDFPFPFVQKLDKGGYDGKGVQVIKNENDLTKLWDAPSVLEKLVDIDKELSVIVAKNESGEIKTFPVTEMVADPKLNLLDFNICPAFISEDTQLQIDAIVSKFVSAADSAGLFAIELFLDKEGKVWVNETAPRLHNSGHQTQEGNYNSQFEQFYRVIKNLPLAEVTTRGFSGMLNLVGEENASGTVVYKGLEEVLKRPNTYVHLYGKKETKPGRKMGHINVLSDNREQLIQELTEIKALVKVSAK from the coding sequence ATGAAAATAGGAATTTTGGGAGGCGGACAGCTAGGAAGAATGTTAATACAAGAAGCTCTGAAATATAATGACGATTTTTATACCCTAGACCCTAGCCTTGAATGTTCTTGTGCGTCTATATCAAATCTTACACAAGGTGATTTTAATGATTATGAAACCGTACTCGATTTTGGTAAAGATAAAGATATTGTTACCATAGAGATAGAACACATCAATACAGAGGCTCTAGAACAGTTGGAGCAACAAGGTGTTAAGGTAGTTCCTAGCTCTAGCATTATTAAAATTATACAACATAAAACGCTTCAAAAATTATTTTACCAAAAACATCAAATTCCAACCCCTGATTTTCAAATCATTCAGAATGCTTCGGAAGTGGATTTTCCGTTTCCTTTTGTTCAGAAATTGGACAAAGGAGGCTATGATGGTAAAGGGGTACAAGTCATTAAAAATGAGAATGATTTAACTAAGCTTTGGGACGCACCTTCTGTTTTAGAAAAATTGGTAGATATTGATAAAGAACTTTCCGTCATCGTTGCTAAAAATGAAAGTGGAGAAATAAAAACTTTCCCTGTAACGGAAATGGTGGCAGACCCTAAGCTCAACCTTTTAGATTTTAATATTTGTCCTGCATTTATATCAGAAGATACTCAATTACAAATAGATGCTATTGTTTCTAAGTTTGTATCTGCCGCTGATTCTGCTGGACTTTTTGCCATAGAATTATTCTTAGATAAAGAAGGAAAAGTATGGGTGAACGAAACAGCCCCTCGTTTGCATAATAGCGGACATCAAACTCAAGAAGGCAATTACAACTCACAGTTTGAACAATTTTATAGAGTGATAAAAAACTTACCACTCGCTGAAGTTACCACTAGAGGATTTTCGGGTATGCTGAATTTAGTAGGGGAAGAAAACGCTTCGGGAACAGTAGTTTATAAAGGTTTAGAGGAAGTGCTAAAACGCCCCAACACCTATGTTCATCTTTATGGAAAAAAAGAAACCAAGCCTGGTAGAAAAATGGGACACATCAATGTCTTATCTGATAATAGAGAACAGTTGATACAAGAATTAACTGAAATTAAAGCATTAGTAAAAGTAAGTGCTAAATAA
- the purE gene encoding 5-(carboxyamino)imidazole ribonucleotide mutase, which produces MVGIIMGSQSDLPIMQQAADFLQSMAIPYELTVVSAHRTPERMFDYAKTAKERGLKVIIAGAGGAAHLPGMVASCTTLPVIGVPILSSNSIDGWDSVLSILQMPSGIPVATVALNGATNAGILAAKILGSADESISNSLENYQEGLKNKVLDSIEYIKTQHPNQFD; this is translated from the coding sequence ATGGTAGGAATTATTATGGGCAGCCAAAGTGATTTGCCAATAATGCAACAAGCAGCAGATTTTTTACAATCTATGGCGATACCGTATGAGCTTACGGTAGTATCCGCACACAGAACTCCAGAAAGAATGTTTGATTATGCTAAAACCGCTAAAGAAAGAGGTCTTAAAGTTATTATAGCAGGAGCTGGTGGGGCGGCTCACCTCCCAGGTATGGTGGCAAGTTGTACCACACTCCCTGTAATTGGAGTACCAATACTCAGTAGTAATTCTATTGATGGTTGGGATTCGGTGCTATCTATATTACAAATGCCTTCGGGAATACCTGTAGCAACGGTAGCTCTTAACGGAGCCACTAATGCTGGAATACTAGCTGCCAAAATTTTAGGTTCGGCGGACGAGAGTATTTCTAATTCATTAGAAAACTATCAAGAAGGTTTAAAAAATAAAGTGTTGGACAGTATAGAGTATATTAAAACTCAACACCCTAATCAATTTGATTAA
- a CDS encoding alpha/beta hydrolase: MMDLYHLVREPQNITSETPMLVLLHGYGSNEEDLFSFVPNLPEDWLIVSFRAPKSTPYQGYAWFDINLMDENNRIDVEQAKVATEDLYTNIQALKQHYGINSKVHLCGFSQGGMLSYALAFRFPSLFSKVACMSCYPELKLLEDYPKSKKEIEHLRFFVSHGTDDVIIPLEWGRRAADLLYDLGAYFTFREYMSGHGINQKNYIDLMEFMGTP, encoded by the coding sequence ATGATGGATTTGTACCACTTAGTTAGAGAGCCACAGAATATCACCTCTGAAACTCCAATGCTTGTTCTTCTGCACGGATATGGTAGTAATGAGGAGGATCTATTTTCATTCGTGCCTAATCTGCCAGAAGATTGGCTTATCGTGAGTTTTAGAGCTCCTAAATCTACGCCTTATCAAGGCTATGCTTGGTTTGATATAAACCTTATGGACGAAAATAACCGTATAGATGTAGAACAGGCAAAAGTAGCAACGGAAGACCTTTATACTAATATACAGGCTTTAAAACAACATTACGGCATTAATTCTAAAGTGCATTTGTGTGGGTTTAGTCAGGGCGGTATGTTGAGCTATGCTTTGGCATTTAGATTTCCTTCATTATTTAGTAAAGTAGCTTGTATGAGTTGTTACCCTGAACTAAAATTATTGGAAGACTATCCAAAATCAAAAAAGGAAATAGAACATCTTAGATTTTTTGTTTCGCACGGTACAGATGATGTTATTATTCCTTTGGAATGGGGACGAAGGGCAGCCGATTTACTCTATGATTTGGGGGCTTATTTTACTTTTAGAGAATATATGAGTGGACACGGCATCAATCAAAAAAATTATATAGATTTAATGGAATTTATGGGAACACCTTAG
- the tyrS gene encoding tyrosine--tRNA ligase, giving the protein MNPFIEELKWRGLVHDMMPGTEDLLNKEMTKAYIGFDPTADSLHIGSLIPIKILAHFQKHGHKPIALVGGATGMIGDPSGKSAERNLLDEATLEHYVDCIKGQLSCLLDFESDSPNKAELVNNYDWMKSISFLEFARDIGKHITVNYMMAKDSVKKRFSGDAGVEGMSFTEFTYQLLQGYDFLHLYQNQGVKLQMGGSDQWGNITTGTELIRRKAQGEAYALTVPLITKADGTKFGKSESGENIWLDAKKTSPYRFYQFWLNATDEDAERFIKFYTFLNKEEIEAIINEHREAPHERKLQKKLAQEVTTWVHGEAEYQKAVKASEILFGRSTAEDLVALDEATFLDIFDGVPQQELSRKELVGMNITDLLADSGFLKSKGEAKRELKGNAISVNKSKVNEEFCLSEKDFIDDKFILLQKGKKNYFIVKAI; this is encoded by the coding sequence ATGAACCCTTTTATAGAAGAACTTAAATGGCGTGGTTTAGTCCACGATATGATGCCTGGCACAGAAGACTTGCTAAATAAAGAAATGACAAAGGCTTATATCGGTTTTGACCCTACAGCCGACTCACTGCATATCGGAAGTTTAATTCCTATTAAAATATTGGCTCATTTTCAGAAACATGGGCACAAGCCTATCGCACTAGTAGGTGGTGCTACAGGAATGATTGGAGACCCTTCTGGAAAGTCTGCCGAAAGAAATCTTTTAGATGAGGCAACACTAGAACATTATGTAGATTGTATCAAAGGTCAGCTTTCTTGTTTATTAGATTTTGAAAGTGATAGCCCTAACAAAGCTGAACTCGTAAATAATTACGATTGGATGAAATCTATCTCTTTCCTTGAGTTTGCTAGAGATATCGGAAAGCACATCACAGTAAATTATATGATGGCAAAAGATTCTGTAAAGAAAAGGTTTTCTGGCGATGCAGGTGTTGAAGGTATGAGCTTTACGGAGTTTACCTATCAGCTTCTACAAGGGTATGATTTTCTTCATCTTTACCAAAATCAAGGTGTTAAACTTCAGATGGGAGGTTCAGACCAATGGGGAAATATCACTACCGGTACTGAACTCATTAGAAGAAAAGCACAAGGAGAGGCTTATGCACTTACAGTTCCACTAATAACGAAAGCTGATGGTACTAAATTCGGAAAGAGTGAATCTGGTGAAAATATTTGGTTAGATGCGAAAAAAACTTCTCCGTACCGTTTTTATCAGTTTTGGCTTAATGCAACCGATGAAGATGCGGAACGCTTTATTAAATTCTATACTTTCCTTAATAAAGAGGAAATAGAAGCTATCATAAATGAGCATAGAGAAGCTCCTCACGAAAGAAAACTACAAAAGAAACTAGCACAAGAAGTAACCACTTGGGTACACGGAGAAGCAGAGTATCAAAAGGCGGTTAAGGCTTCCGAAATTCTCTTTGGGCGTTCTACGGCGGAGGATTTGGTGGCACTAGATGAGGCAACCTTTTTAGATATTTTTGATGGTGTACCTCAGCAGGAATTGTCTAGAAAGGAACTTGTTGGAATGAACATTACCGATTTATTAGCGGATTCAGGGTTTTTAAAATCAAAAGGAGAGGCTAAAAGAGAACTAAAAGGGAATGCTATTTCTGTAAACAAGTCTAAAGTAAATGAGGAGTTTTGCTTATCTGAAAAGGATTTTATAGATGATAAGTTTATTCTTTTACAAAAGGGCAAAAAGAATTATTTCATAGTAAAAGCCATTTAA
- a CDS encoding DUF5025 domain-containing protein has translation MSVGLLLTTCKDRTTEESQDKLPPITQTGANTAGCLVNGKVLIPRNGVSAIPTVYGLTISMSNYTPGYYIDLYNVEEKRRVYIYVQSKNKTGNFTINQSNGDGTGRAQTLSQMFYEIDNKKYLSSDNSGLITITKYDYPIVSGTFSATLYNEDNPSEKIQITDGRFDINAKTLNQ, from the coding sequence TTGTCAGTAGGTTTATTACTTACTACATGTAAAGACCGGACAACGGAGGAATCTCAAGACAAACTTCCTCCTATTACTCAAACCGGTGCCAATACCGCAGGGTGTTTAGTAAACGGAAAGGTACTAATCCCTAGAAATGGAGTTTCTGCAATCCCTACTGTTTACGGATTAACCATTAGCATGAGTAATTATACTCCTGGGTATTATATAGATTTGTATAATGTTGAAGAAAAAAGACGTGTATATATATATGTACAGAGTAAAAATAAAACAGGAAACTTTACTATAAACCAATCGAATGGTGATGGTACAGGGAGAGCTCAAACTCTCTCCCAAATGTTCTATGAAATAGATAATAAAAAATATCTTTCATCTGATAATTCGGGTTTAATTACCATAACTAAATATGATTATCCGATAGTTTCAGGTACCTTTTCAGCAACGCTTTACAATGAAGACAATCCCTCGGAAAAAATCCAAATTACCGATGGAAGATTTGATATCAATGCTAAAACCTTAAATCAATAG